The following proteins are encoded in a genomic region of Glycine max cultivar Williams 82 chromosome 18, Glycine_max_v4.0, whole genome shotgun sequence:
- the LOC100797215 gene encoding Bifunctional protein FolD 4, chloroplastic-like (The RefSeq protein has 2 substitutions compared to this genomic sequence) yields the protein MASSVFFTHSHCYSSKPSSLVFRQVGVGPTSLRFSSSHVASVAAMAMDSSAKVIDGKSVAKQIRDEITAEVSRMRESIGVIPGLAVILVGDRKDSATYVRNKKKACESVGINSLEANLPEDSTEEEVLNYIAGYNDDPSVHGILVQLPLPSHMNEQNILNAVRIEKDVDGFHPLNIGRLAMRGREPLFVPCTPKGCIELLHRYNASIKGKRAVVIGRSNIVGMPAALLLQREDATVSIVHSRTSNPEEIIRQADIIIAAVGQANMVRGSWIKPGAVIIDVGINPVEDPNSPRGYKLVGDVCYEEAIRIASAVTPVPGGVGPTTIAMLLQNTLISAKRVHHFE from the exons ATGGCTTCTTCGGTGTTCTTCACTCACTCCCATTGCTACTCTTCAAAGCCCTCTTCTCTTGTTTTCCGCCAAGTTGGTGTGGGTCCCACCTCTCTCCGATTCTCTTCTTCTCATGTTGCCTCCGTTG CTGCTATGGCTATGGATTCTTCTGCTAAGGTGATTGATGGAAAATCCGTTGCCAAGCAAATCAGAGATGAGATAACGGCTGAGGTTTCCAGGATGAGAGAATCCATTGGTGTGATTCCTGGGTTGGCTGTAATTCTTGTTGGGGATAGGAAAGACTCAGCAACTTATGTGCGTAACAAGAAGAAGGCTTGTGAATCTGTTGGAATCAATTCTTTGGAAGCAAATCTGCCAGAGGATTCCACAGAAGAAGAAGTTTTGAACTATATTGCAGGCTACAATGATGATCCTTCAGTTCATGGCATCCTTGTTCAGTTACCCTTACCTTCG CATATGAATGAGCAAAACATCTTGAACGCTGTTAGAATTGAGAAGGATGTAGATGGTTTTCATCCGTTAAATATTGGTCGTCTTGCTATGCGTGGAAGAGAACCACTGTTTGTTCCTTGTACACCAAAGGGATGCATAGAGCTACTGCACAGATACAATGTTTCTATCAAAGGAAAGAGGGCTGTTGTGATTGGTCGGAGCAATATTGTTGGAATGCCAGCTGCTCTCTTGCTGCAA AGGGAAGATGCTACTGTCAGTATTGTCCATTCTAGAACCAGTAACCCCGAAGAGATCATAAGACAGGCAGATATTATCATTGCTGCCGTTGGGCAAGCAAACATGGTGAGGGGAAGCTGGATAAAGCCTGGTGCAGTCATTATTGACGTCGGAATCAACCCAGTAGAG GATCCAAATAGTCCCCGAGGTTACAAACTGGTGGGAGATGTTTGTTATGAAGAAGCCATAAGAATTGCCTCTGCTGTTACACCAGTTCCTGGAGGAGTTGGTCCAATGACCATAGCAATGCTTCTCCAAAATACACTCATTTCTGCAAAGAGGGTGCACCATTTTGAATAA
- the LOC100798294 gene encoding uncharacterized protein — MAPKTMEPHESEEDSELERLESDLKQMAHRILDYRTKLPDQLNATLRSILDAQRPFLSPGTSEQNISREESSSAPEDPETAKKLKLLNEKISSNCSAMPIVLKRMKDCIARIEKFDSYNDSMIHPAFKRKKTG; from the exons ATGGCTCCCAAAACGATGGAACCTCACGAATCTGAAGAAGACTCGGAATTGGAGAGGTTGGAGTCTGATTTGAAGCAAATGGCGCACAGGATTCTCGATTACCGAACAAAGCTTCCGGATCAGCTCAACGCCACGCTCCGTTCGATTCTCGATGCCCAAAGACCCTTTCTTTCACCGG GTACATCAGAGCAAAATATTTCTAGAGAAGAAAGTTCATCTGCTCCAGAAGATCCAGAGACTgccaaaaaactaaaattgctGAATGAAAAGATCTCAAGCAATTGCTCTGCTATGCCAATTGTTTTGAAAAGGATGAAAGACTGCATTGCCAGAATCGAGAAGTTTGATTCATACAATGATTCAATGATACATCCGGCcttcaaaaggaagaagactGGATAG